The genomic segment CCGCGAAGTTCGGTTTCCGCTTCCATGAGGCAGTCGCGCAATTCGGCGAGCGTGCCGGCCCCGAACAGGGCGCCGAGAAACAGGCCATCCGGTTTCAGGCCCTGGCGCAGCCGCACCAGCGTGCCGGGCAGGTCGTTCACCCAGTGCAGCGAGAGCGCCGAGACGACCAGGTCATAACGGTTCTCCGGAAGGGCTGGCGTTTCCTCGTCCAGAACGCCTGCCTCCGTGCCCGCAGCCTGCGCGGCGGCAACCATCGCAGGTGACAGGTCCCCGGCATCGATGTCCGCCACGCGGCCAGTCTCTTTCAGGATGCGGGCGAGGCGCCCGTCATGGCAGCCGAGGTCCAGCGCGTGCTCAAACTGGCGCGGCGTATCCTGAACCCGTTCGGCGATGTCCCTCGACACACGCTCTTTCAGGAACGCATAATCGTCATAGCAAATGGCTGCCCGGTCGCGGTTGCGCGCAACACGGGCACGGTCGAACAGGCGCGGGGGAGTAGCGGGCGTCATGGCACGCGATATGGAGCAGCGGCACAGCCGTTCAAAGGCCTTTCTGCGGAATGCCGCGGATTTCCTGTGGCCGCCGCGTTCGCTGGTCAGCCGGGAACGCGGACTCGGCAAGGGGCCGCTGGCGCCGCATGAGTTCAGCCAGATCCACTTCCTGAGCAGCGCAGTCTGCAACCGGTGCGGCATGCCGCTGGGCCCGGAACTGGACGAAGGCGCGACCTGTGCGGTCTGCATCGCCCGCCCGCCGCGCTGGGACCGGGCCCGGGCGGCCTTTGTGTACGACCCCGCGTCACGGCGCCTGGTGCTGGACCTGAAACGCTCCGGACGCCGCGACGGGCTTGGCACGTTTGCCGGCTGGATGGCGCAGGCTGGCCGGACCTTGCTGGATGAAGCAGACGTGATTGTGCCGGTGCCCCTGCATTATGGCCGGCTGGCGAGCCGCGGGTTCAATCAGTCGGCCTGGCTGGGTGGGGCGTTGTCGCAGCGGACAGGGGTACCCATGGTCGTGGACGCCCTGAAA from the uncultured Hyphomonas sp. genome contains:
- a CDS encoding methyltransferase domain-containing protein encodes the protein MTPATPPRLFDRARVARNRDRAAICYDDYAFLKERVSRDIAERVQDTPRQFEHALDLGCHDGRLARILKETGRVADIDAGDLSPAMVAAAQAAGTEAGVLDEETPALPENRYDLVVSALSLHWVNDLPGTLVRLRQGLKPDGLFLGALFGAGTLAELRDCLMEAETELRGGVSPRLSPLPGLKDMADLMQRAGFALPVADRDTVVVRYRDPARLLADLKGMGEQNALAPGMIRPLPRAVLDRALSLYRQRHADPDGRVRASFEIVHVSGWAPAPGQPQPLRPGSARASLADAVRRQDKRSE
- a CDS encoding ComF family protein — translated: MARDMEQRHSRSKAFLRNAADFLWPPRSLVSRERGLGKGPLAPHEFSQIHFLSSAVCNRCGMPLGPELDEGATCAVCIARPPRWDRARAAFVYDPASRRLVLDLKRSGRRDGLGTFAGWMAQAGRTLLDEADVIVPVPLHYGRLASRGFNQSAWLGGALSQRTGVPMVVDALKRTRRTPTQGGLSARARRRNMAGAFALRQNRAGHIKDKRILLVDDVLTTGATLGACTRALRRAGARQVDVLVLARVVRETDVTI